One window from the genome of Myxocyprinus asiaticus isolate MX2 ecotype Aquarium Trade chromosome 30, UBuf_Myxa_2, whole genome shotgun sequence encodes:
- the lratd2a gene encoding protein LRATD2a, protein MGNQVDKLSHLSYAEVPTTDPNGFDAEEDVPRIGVSYIFATDDDELDDHHVDGSEQNQEEKHYDKRNELDCAVYHRDECIYEKSVKAADTETFSPENLLNKCKPGDLLEFVSTGQYPHWAVYVGDFQVAHLHRAEVKNSFLTDASQGRRGRIVNELYKFKALSPDVVVQNAMEQVGAKDGELSWRNSECFAAWCKFGKREFKMGGEIRIGKQPYRLKLLLSDKQSHVLEFQSLEDVIMEKRRNDQIGKAAVIQELAHHLSNSGSSRSEAIH, encoded by the coding sequence ATGGGCAACCAGGTTGACAAACTGTCACACCTAAGTTACGCCGAAGTTCCCACGACAGACCCGAACGGATTCGACGCCGAAGAAGACGTCCCGCGGATCGGGGTCTCATACATTTTCGCGACGGACGACGACGAACTGGACGATCATCATGTCGATGGATCGGAGCAGAATCAGGAAGAGAAGCACTACGACAAACGAAACGAGCTGGACTGCGCCGTTTATCATCGCGACGAGTGTATTTACGAGAAGAGCGTCAAGGCTGCAGATACAGAGACGTTCAGCCCGGAGAATTTATTAAACAAGTGTAAGCCCGGGGATCTGCTGGAGTTCGTGTCCACCGGGCAGTACCCGCACTGGGCTGTGTACGTCGGCGACTTTCAGGTGGCGCACCTGCACCGGGCGGAGGTCAAGAACAGTTTCCTGACCGATGCTAGCCAGGGCAGGAGGGGAAGGATCGTGAACGAGCTGTATAAATTCAAAGCCCTCAGTCCCGATGTGGTGGTGCAGAACGCGATGGAGCAGGTCGGGGCGAAAGACGGAGAATTGAGTTGGAGGAACTCGGAGTGTTTCGCCGCCTGGTGCAAATTCGGTAAACGCGAGTTTAAGATGGGAGGAGAGATACGCATCGGAAAACAACCGTACAGATTAAAGCTGCTCTTGTCTGATAAGCAGTCGCATGTGTTGGAGTTTCAGAGTTTGGAGGATGTGATCATGGAAAAGAGGAGAAACGATCAGATCGGTAAAGCGGCTGTTATTCAAGAACTGGCTCATCATTTGAGCAACAGCGGAAGCAGCAGGAGTGAAGCAATCCATTGA